A genomic region of Lasioglossum baleicum chromosome 16, iyLasBale1, whole genome shotgun sequence contains the following coding sequences:
- the Trmt61 gene encoding tRNA methyltransferase 61 — translation MSFNKIKNIIEEGDVVVLYLGPTNMHPLEIKSQIQNKKGNMVDNVFQTTYGALKVISLVGQRYGTKVQLSRGWGYVLQPTPELWTLTVPHRTQILYSPDISLIIYLMNLIPGSVVIETGTGSGSLSHALARTVRPHGHLYTFDFHEQRVNVARSEFHRHGLGEFVTVTHRDVCKEGFGEELKSKVDAIFLDLPHPWLAIDHALQALKKSGGKLCSFSPCIEQVQRTCLKLLTKGFIELNTFECLQREVSVQYKNLSTLDLECLKHEHVSEDMAQQRKSEGPDQTKLLTVTHAHSLPGHTGFITIAMLPPSYARKPEVSLESID, via the exons atgagttttaacaaaatCAAGAACATTATAGAGGAAGGCGACGTAGTAGTTCTATACTTAGGACCGACCAACATGCATCCCCTAGAAATAAAATCACAGATTCAGAATAAAAAGGGTAACATGGTCGACAATGTTTTTCAAACAACTTACGGAGCGCTTAAAGTTATATCACTGGTTGGACAAAGGTACGGCACCAAGGTGCAGCTATCGCGTGGATGGGGATATGTACTTCAACCAACTCCGGAACTCTGGACGTTAACGGTTCCCCATAGGACACAGATTTTATACAGCCCCGACATAAGTCTCATCATCTATCTAATGAACTTGATACCAGGCAGCGTGGTCATCGAAACAG GTACAGGAAGCGGCTCTCTTTCACACGCATTGGCTCGCACGGTTCGTCCCCACGGACACCTGTACACGTTCGACTTCCACGAGCAACGAGTGAACGTTGCACGCTCAGAATTTCACAGGCACGGACTCGGTGAGTTTGTAACGGTGACGCATAGAGACGTGTGCAAGGAAGGGTTCGGAGAGGAATTGAAAAGCAAGGTGGATGCGATATTTCTGGACCTCCCGCATCCCTGGCTGGCCATCGATCATGCTCTGCAAGCTCTCAAAAAGTCAG GTGGAAAACTCTGCTCCTTCTCTCCCTGTATCGAACAAGTGCAGCGTACTTGCTTAAAATTACTGACCAAGGGGTTTATCGAGCTGAACACGTTCGAATGTCTGCAAAGAGAAGTGAGCGTGCAGTACAAGAATCTCTCTACACTGGATTTAGAGTGCTTGAAGCACGAG CACGTAAGCGAAGATATGGCACAACAACGTAAAAGCGAAGGGCCCGATCAAACGAAACTTCTCACCGTAACACATGCACACTCCCTGCCTGGTCATACCGGCTTCATTACAATCGCTATGCTGCCCCCATCTTACGCGCGGAAGCCAGAAGTCAGTTTGGAATCTATAGACTGA
- the LOC143216772 gene encoding uncharacterized protein LOC143216772, whose translation MGQRRIPNIRPTKKNYRQFADEYPTLGQRRIPNIGPTTNTQHRTNEEKLRQFADEYPTLGQRRITNIGPTTNTQHKANEEKLPSVCRRIPNVGPTTNNQHRANDEYPT comes from the coding sequence atgggccaacgacgaatacccaacataaggccaacgaagaaaaattaccgtcagtttgccgacgaatacccaacgttgggccaacgacgaatacccaacatagggccaacgacgaatacccaacataggaccaacgaagaaaaattacgtcagtttgccgacgaatacccaacgttgggccaacgacgaataaccaacatagggccaacgacgaatacccaacataaggccaacgaagaaaaattaccgtcagtttgccgacgaatacccaacgttgggccaacgacgaataaccaacatagggccaacgacgaatacccaacataa
- the LOC143216789 gene encoding uncharacterized protein LOC143216789: MVDTSRHRSTPGLEKCLIVLVYCNSDNLSDECIFTKNIYTQMETPTNTWTVVQFLADGTVEAVPNSWLEDDKCYWPPVHKSKLSNAIQQCELPQPSWEHFSVKIFKNSTFDGYTKARRKAKEAEETNDLFNKYT; encoded by the exons atggtcgacaccagtcgacaccggtcgacaccaggtttagagaagtgtctaattgtattagtgtattgtaatagtgataatttatccgacgagtgtatatttacaaaa aatatatacacacaaatggagacgcctacaaatacatggaccgttgtccaatttttggcggacggaacggtagaagcggtgccaaatagttggctggaagacgacaaatgttattggccaccggtacacaaatcaaaattgagcaacgcaatccaacaatgtgaactgcctcaaccttcgtgggagcacttctctgtaaagatcttcaaaaacagtacctttg acggctacacgaaggctagaagaaaagcaaaggaggccgaagagaccaatgacttgtttaataaatacacttaa